A stretch of DNA from Synechococcus sp. PROS-9-1:
CAATCGGTGAGTCCACCTGGCTTATCGATGAGCTCAATGCCTTGGTCACTGAGGGTCTTGCGGATGCGATCCGCTTCTAGATAATTTTTCGCTTGTTTCGCTGCTTTGCGATCGGCAATCGCCTGTTCAATCGCTTGCGCATCGACGGAATCATTGTCTGATGGTTTGGAGTCGTTGGTTTCGCTGCGTAAACCAAGAACGGCAGCCAGTTCGCGCAACACCATCCAGCGTGTGTGCTGTTCGCTCAGTTCGTTGGCTGGCTGGTCAGGCTGGTCGCCTCGATCCAGGCGATTGGCTAATCCGCGGAGTGGACGGGCGAGATCAAACAGCACGGCTAGGGCACCAGAGCTGTTGAGGTCATCATCCATGGCGGCGATGAACCGTTGCTCAAGCTCTTCAAAGGGGCCGTTGGCGCTCAGTCCAGCGCTGACTGCTTCCACGCTGAGGGCCGTTTGATCGCCCCATCCCAAAGCGGCGGCGTGGTTTTCCCCCAATTTGAGCGCTGCATTCAATCCTTTCCAGCCTGTGGTGGCTGCTTCCAGTGCTTCGGGAGTGAAGTCCAGGGGCTTGCGGTAGTGGGCTTGCAGCACAAACAGGCGCAGGGCCATTGCGGAGAGTCCGCTTTGTAGGAGTGCGCGGATTGTGGTGAAGTTGCCGAGTGATTTGCTCATCTTTTCTCCACCCACATTCACCATGCCGTTGTGCAGCCAAACCCGCGCTAGTTCGGATCCTGTGGCTGCTTCCGACTGGGCGATTTCATTTTCATGATGGGGAAAGACCAAATCAGCTCCGCCGAGATGGATGTCGATGGTGTCGCCGAGTTCTTCACGAACCATCGCCGAACATTCGATGTGCCATCCGGGGCGTCCGTCGCCCCAGGGAGATGGAAAGCTTGGCTCATCGACTTTTGCGCGTTTCCAAAGGGCGAAATCAAAGGGGTGCCGCTTGCGTGCTTCTTCCGCATCGGCGACGCGACCCGCAGCATTCTCCTGTTGCTCATTGAGGTCTCGACCGCTGAGCTTTCCGTAGCCCGCGTGCTTCATCACGGCGAAATAGACATCGCCATCTGCGGAGTAGGCCGCACCTTTGGCTTCAAGCTCTGCGATTAAGCCACGGATGCTGTCGAGACAACGGGTGGCGCGGGGCATGCGGTCAGGGCGCAAGATCCCAAGAGCATCCATGTCCTGATGAAAGGCATCGATGTTTCGCTCGCTCACCTCATCCATGGATGAGGATTCTTCAGCAGCACGTTTGAGGATCTTGTCGTCAATGTCGGTGAAATTTTGAACGAACGTCACCGCGTAGCCGCACCAGATCAAGTAGCGACGCAACACATCCCAGTTGATGTAGCTGCGGGCATGACCGAGATGGCAGAGGTCATAGACCGTGACCCCACAGCAATAAATGCTCACCTCTCCTGGTTTAAGTGGGAGAAAGGGTTCCGTGCGGCGGGTGATGGTGTTGGTAAACCGCAGGGAAGACATCAGGCTCAAAAAGGGGAATCAAATCACGGTTGATGCCTGGCAGCGCAGACCAAAAACCTTTGATGGATGTTAGATCCGAGCAAGTGTTTGAGCTCAGGCGATCGAATCGCAAGATTCAGACTGTTGGGTCTGAAGTGGATGCGTAGCTTGCAAGCATGCTCGCTTCCTGCTTTGATCTATTTTAGGCCTTGCTAAATTTGATCAAAAAAGAATTTAAATCCTGGCTCTAATTCAAACAGATTGATCTATTGCATTTTGAAAATATATTATCTCTTGGTTTAGGTAGAAGTGTCCAGATTCCTTTTTGTCCGATTATTTGCATTCCATCCAATTGGCTCCACGTCCTGTTTCTACCTCTAAGGGAACAGAAAGATGGATGGCATTTTTCATGGTTTGCACCACGAGTTCCTGAATAACGTCAAGCGCCTCGGGTTCTGTTTCGAGCACGAGTTCATCATGCACTTGTAGAAGAAGTCTTGCTGGCAAATTTTTGCTTTCAAGTTCTGCTTGAAGCTGCACCATCGCCAGCTTGATGATGTCGGCACTGGAACCCTGGATGGGAGCATTGGCCGCGGCGCGAAGTTGCTGCGCCTCCATTCCGCCGCGTCGCGCCACGTCCAAATTGATCTCGAGTGGATCCATGCCGCTGAGGCGGCCCAGACCATTGCGATCGAAGTGGAAAGGACGCCTGCGCCCCAAAATGGTTTCCACATAGCCTTGGCTGAGGGCGAGACGTTCTTGAAGTTCAAGAAAAGCGAAGACCTTGGGATAGCGCTGTTTGTATTTGCTTAAAAAGTCTTTTGCTTCGCTTTGGCTGACACCTGTTTCGCGCGCGAATCGCTGGGCACCCATGCCATAAATCACGCCGAAATTGATCGTTTTGCCTAAGCGTCGTTCGTCGGCCGACACCTCGTCTTTGTCGAGAAGCAAGCGAGCGGTGAGGGCATGCACATCGTCTCCATCGCGATAAGCCTGTTGCAGGACTTCTTCTCCGGATAGATGCGTGAGGATGCGTAGTTCGATTTGGGAATAATCGGCGCTGAGCAATTGCCAGCCCTGTTGGGGCAGAAACGCCTTGCGAATTCTTCTGGAAAATTGGGTCCGAATAGGAATGTTCTGCAGGTTGGGGTTGCTGCTGCTTAGCCGGCCTGTGGCGGTCACAGCCTGATTGAAGTCGGTGTGGACCCGTCCGGTTTCAGCTTCCACCAGTTGCGGCAAGGCATCCACATAGGTGCTCTTCAATTTGCTCAGCACCCGATGTTCAAGCACCAGGGGCACAACGGGGTGATCGTGTTCCAGCTTCTCGAGCACGGTGGCATCAGTGCTGTATCCGGTTTTGGTGCGACGTGATTTTTTGCGGTCCAGTCCGAGGGTGTTGAACAGCAATTCACCGAGTTGCTTCGGGGACGCGAGGTTGAAATCCACCTCTGCAACTTGTTTTGCTTTCGATTCCAGTTGTTCGAGAGTGGCTCCGATTTCTGAGGAGAGCCCCGCTAGGTAGGGCACATCGATGCGAATACCGGTGGCCTCCATCACGGCCAGCACGGGCTCAAGGGGCAGCTCCACTTTGCTGAGCAAGTCCGGAAGCTGGGGGCCTAATTCCTCCAGTTGCTTGTTGAGGTCGATCGCGAGTTTGCGGGTGAGATACACATCCATGCCGCAGTACTGAGCGGCTTGTTCCAGGGGCACCTCGGAGAAATTGCTGGCCTTGCCGTCTTTGGCTTTGCCCACCAGATCACTAAACAGGGTGGGACGAATGCCGTAATCCCGCTCGGCCATCACATCCAGGCCATGTTTCGCTGCCGCATCCCTGAGGTAATCAGCCAGCAGGGTGTCCATGACGACGCCGGCAAGGGGGAGGCCGTGTCTCAACAAAATCAGGCGATCGTATTTGGCGTTCTGGAGCGCCTTGGGGTGCTCGTTACTGGCCAACCAAGGAGCAAAGGCTTGCAGCACCGTTTCCAGTGGCAATTGCTCTGGATCAGGGTCTCCGCGATGACTCACTGGGATGTAAGCCAAATCGCTAGCTGCTGCTCCCCAGCAGACGCCAATCCCTACGAGTTGAGCTCGGAATGGATTGAGGTCGGTGGTTTCCGTGTCGAGGGCAACGGGGGCCAGGGGATCACGGCAGCTCATTAACTGCTTCAGCAGCGTCTTGAGTTGATCAAGGTTTTGAACGAGTCCAGGTTGTAAGAGCGGTTGGGTTTGGCTGGAAGCGGCGGCGGATGTCGCTTCGGCTGGCGCATCGAGTCCTGATGGTTCAGCTGATTTTGTGGCCTCAGCCTTGATGGTTCGTGGCTCCTCCGCTGTGGCAAGGAGATGGGCATTGGCCGCTAATCCACCACTGGAAAAGGTGGCCACAAAGTTGGGGACCTGACGGATCAGGCTGTTCAGCTCGAGCTCCTGCAGACGCTGACTCAGGCCCTCACCGTCAACACTGCCCAGGTCGAGTTTGGGCTCCTCTGGCAAGGGAATGTCCACCAGGATTTCAGCCAGGTGCCGTGACAGGTAGGCATTGTCTTTGTCGTTGGCAAGTTTGGCTTTCAGTGCCCCTTTAATGGCGCCTCGACTCGCGTTTGGCCCCTCCTCTTCCACTTCGGCCAGGGCCCGATACACCCCATCGAGATCGTCGTTGTCTTTCAGCAGGCTGATCGCTGTTTTTGGACCCACTCCCTTCACGCCAGGAATGTTGTCGGAGCTATCTCCAGTAAGAGCCTTGAGTTCAACCACCTTGGTGGGAGCCACGCCGAGCTTGGCTTGTACGCCAGCTTCATCGATCAAGGTGGGACCGCTGCTTTTGGCATAGGGCCCGCCGCCCATGTAAAGGACAGCGATGTTGCGACTGTCGTCCACCAGTTGGAAGAGGTCGCGATCGCCGCTCAGAATGCGCACGCTCCAGCCATCGGCCGCGGCGCGGTTGGCCAGGGTGCCGAGCACATCGTCGGCTTCAAAGCCCGGGGCCAGGCAGAGCGGCAGTTGCAGCTGGGTCTTCAGAATCTCTTGGAGCTGCTCAAGGTCTTGGAAGAAGTGAGCGGGTGCGACGTCGCGATGAGCTTTGTAGTTGGGATCTGCCTTATGGCGAAAGGTGGGTTCAGCCGTATCGAAGGCGATCGTCACACTGTTGGGCTTCAGCCCTTTGCAGTTATCGAGCAGAGCCTTGAGAAATCCATAGGTCACGCTCGTTGGAATTCCATCTTTGGTGGCCAGTCCACCCTCACCGCCTTTGCTGAAGGCATAAAAACTGCGGAACGCCAGTGAGTGTCCGTCCACCAGCAGAAGCAGGGGTTGATCGGAGGTGGGGCTCATGGGTTTCGGCAGGGGTGGGCTGAATTAGTCGCGTTGTTTCGCCCAGGGCGGCAAATCGATGAACACCAGGGTTCCAGGTTTCACTCCGGAGAGAATCGCACTCTGGCTGCCGCCGCTAGAGCCAAGTTCGATGGCCTGGAATGTGGGTTGATCGTTCTTGCCCACCAACAACACGCCTGGTTTGCCATCCTCCGTCACGATCGCCACGGTTGGCACCAAGGTGCTTGCTGCGGTGCGTCCGGTTTGAAAGTTCACGTCTGCCGTCATGCCGATGCGCAGGATCGGAGGTGGATTCAGAAGGGTGAGTTCCACTTCAAACGAGATCACATTGTTGGTTTTCTCGGCGCGCGGTGCGATGTCGCGAACTTCAGCGGCAAAACTTTGATCAGGGAACGCATCAACGCGGACGTTTGCAACCTGGCCGATTTTGATACGACCGATATCACTTTCTGGAACTTTTGCTGTGACTTCAAGGCCCTGGGAGAGCTCAACAATCGAGGAGCTAGTGGCGCCTGCTGATGAGGATGCTGCGGTGGTGGGTGTCACAAAGGAGCCGGGTTCGGCATAGCGCTCTGTAATCACCCCGCTGAATGGGGCCCTGATTAAGAGTTCACCACCCTCCACATCTCGCTGCTGAATCCTTTCTTGTGTCGCTTCAAAATTGGCTTTGCTACTGAGGTAGCGGGCTCGATAATCATCTCTATCTGCTGCGCTAATCGCACCACTAGCAAATAACGTCTGACGGCGTTTGTAGTCAGAGGCTTTGGCTTCATAGTCGGCTTTGGCTTGACGCGCCAAAGCCAGGAATTCATCCATACGGTCTTGAAAGTCTCCCCGATCCATGCGAGCAAGCACCTGCCCTTTCTCAACGCGGACTCCTTCATCAACGAGCAAGGCATCGAGTAATCCCTGCCGTTTTGGGCTCACGTTGACGCGGCGAATCGCCTCTAGCTCGCCGCTAGCGGTGACCACACCAGGAAGGGAGCCACGGGTGGCTTCAACGGTGTAGTCGGATAGGTCGCGACTTCCGCTGCGGTTGCTGGTCAGCATCCAAACCAAACTGCCACCGCCCACAACTGCTGCAGCTACGCCAGCCATGACCAGGCGTTTGCGTCGTCTTCGATTTCCGCTGAGGCGAGTAAGAGAGGTCAAGTCATGGTCCTTGGCGAGTAATGGGGTTTGCCGTTGTTGGCTGACCATGACTGCGCCTGTATCAGAACTTCACACATAGTCTCGCTTGTGTCCTGATGAATTGACACGTCAGTTTGAAATTTGCACGCTCTAGTTACGTTTTCGTGCTTGTGACGTGTCTTTACTGCGGTTTGTGCGCGCAAAAGCTGCTGAGGGCAGGTGGATAGATTTGACCACATGCTTAAAGCTGGAATCGTCGGATTGCCCAACGTTGGCAAATCCACCTTGTTCAATGCCCTGGTGGCTAATGCGCAGGCTCAGGCTGCCAATTTTCCGTTCTGCACGATTGAGCCGAATGTGGGCACAGTGGCGGTTCCCGATGACCGCCTCCAAAAGCTCTCCGACCTCAGCAAGAGCAAAGAGCTGATCCCCACGCGGATGGAGTTTGTGGATATCGCCGGTTTGGTGAAGGGTGCCAGTCAAGGCGAAGGCTTGGGCAATAAGTTCCTGTCCAATATTCGTGAGGTCGACGCGATTGTTCATGTGGTGCGTTGCTTTGAAGACGACGATGTGATTCACGTGTCTGGATCGGTGGGACCTGCTCGCGATGCAGAGGTGATCAATCTTGAGCTTGGCTTGGCCGATCTCTCTCAGATCGAAAAGCGGCGGGAGCGGCTGAAGAAGCAAATGCGCACGAGTAAAGAAGCGCAGGTGGAAGATGAGGCGCTTGCACGCATCCAAGAGGTGCTCGAAGCCGGTGGCGCCGCACGCAGCATTGAGCTGAGCGATGAAGAAGCTCTGATGATCAAGCCGCTCGGACTGCTCACCGCCAAGCCAATTATTTACGCCACCAATGTGAGCGAAGACGACTTGGCTGCGGGCAATAGCTACTGCGAAGAAGTTGCGGCCCTTGCCGAGAAAGAAGGTGCTGAGTCCGTCCGCATTTCAGCTCAGGTGGAAGCCGAGTTGGTTGAGTTGGGTGCTGAAGAATGCGCTGATTATTTGCAAGGGCTGGGCGTAAGTGAAGGAGGGTTGCGCAGTCTCATTCGTGCCACCTATCGCTTGTTGGGTTTACGCACCTATTTCACAACTGGTGAAAAGGAAACACGGGCTTGGACCTTCCGTGCCGGGATGACCGCACCGCAAACAGCAGGGGTGATTCACACTGATTTTGAACGTGGATTCATCCGTGCTCAAACCATCGGTTGGGAGAAGTTGCTGGAGGCTGGCTCACTTTCTGAAGCTCGAAATAAGGGCTGGTTGCGCAGTGAAGGGAAGGACTATCTCGTGGCCGAGGGTGATGTGATGGAATTTTTGTTTAATGTTTAATCGGCTCTCTGGTTTCTTCAATAGAATTGCTAATCCCATAAGGCCTGAAACAAAGTAATTCGCTTGCCTTGTTGCATCAACTTGTCTATAGGGCTGCGGTAGGAATGGGCCGCAAGCAAGAGTCGTCTTATCGCTACTAGTTACTGTGACTTGCTAAACAATAACTGTTAGGAGTAGTAGCCATCCGAACTTATTCTTCATTGCTTAGTTAGTCAGTTGAATTCAGAGAAACCATCTTCTAAATCCCACATCCAGAGGAGTTCCAAGCTGCCTTCGATTTCTTCCTGCGCCTCATCATCATTGACAAGATTGCAGGAGTAGAGTTTTGCGTAGTTGAATTTCTCAGGATTATCTTTGTAGGCTTCCTTTATTTGTTTGACCATCAGTTTGAGAGCAACTAATGCTTTCTTTTTGTTGGTGAATGTTTCCCAAGCACTTTCAGCGACAGTTGTAATGCAGACAATCCTGTAGAACTTAATTGGTTTGGTCATCAGCGTCATTGGCTCGTAGTTCGATCAGCAGCTCCTGAAGCCGAGCCAGCGTTATCTGAATGTCGAATGTCAACGGTTGACGGTAACTGCTTAAAGCATTGCCCGTGGCAATAAAAACCCCCTACTCATGGAGGGGCGGACAGGAAGACAAGTTAGGCGTCTCATTTGCCGCCAATATGAAAGACGTCTGGAACATGATTGCAAATGCATAACTCTGCTGATGTGCACTGGCGTTCTAGCAGATATTGCTTCTAAAAGATTCTGAATTCTTAAAAACATTATTTAAGAATCACCGAAATCGATTGTTAATGGTAAATGGCTCGCACTTAAAGTTGCGTGTATGAAGCCAATAATCCTAGAATATGATCCCAGCAAATATCGATTTCAGGAATGGGCTTGCCAAGTTCTTGGGGTTGCAAGCCTCGAGACGGCTCACGCATCAGATCAAGTCAAGATATTAAACAGAAGTCCAACCCAAAACCAGCTAGCAGATTCTTTTGATGAAATTTTTGAGAATTATTGTTCATTTATATCCGATATCATTGTAGATAAAATTGGAAAGATTGCCTCTTACCAGAGTCCACCATCTTTTCGCTTTCATTACTGTGGACTAGGGAGTAGTGTTTTTCACAAGGATCGAGACTTTGGTGTTGAACAAGGAAGATTGAATATTTGGGTCCCTCTTACCAAGGTATGGGGGGATAATAGTCTTTGGGTTGAAAGTAAGATTGGGGCCAAAGATTTTAAGCCAATTACAATGCATCCAGGGCAGGTTTTGGTTTTTGATGGTGTTAATCTCGGGCATGGATCAAAAATAAATACAACGATTTCGAGCCGTGTAAGTTTCGACTTTCGTGTTATGCCAGGCCCCGGTCCTGCCATGCCAGCTTCCTATTGACTTCTAATAAGGTTATAGAATGATCAATAAGATAAAAACCCCGCTTTTGGCGGGGCTGGTAAAT
This window harbors:
- the cysS gene encoding cysteine--tRNA ligase, producing the protein MSSLRFTNTITRRTEPFLPLKPGEVSIYCCGVTVYDLCHLGHARSYINWDVLRRYLIWCGYAVTFVQNFTDIDDKILKRAAEESSSMDEVSERNIDAFHQDMDALGILRPDRMPRATRCLDSIRGLIAELEAKGAAYSADGDVYFAVMKHAGYGKLSGRDLNEQQENAAGRVADAEEARKRHPFDFALWKRAKVDEPSFPSPWGDGRPGWHIECSAMVREELGDTIDIHLGGADLVFPHHENEIAQSEAATGSELARVWLHNGMVNVGGEKMSKSLGNFTTIRALLQSGLSAMALRLFVLQAHYRKPLDFTPEALEAATTGWKGLNAALKLGENHAAALGWGDQTALSVEAVSAGLSANGPFEELEQRFIAAMDDDLNSSGALAVLFDLARPLRGLANRLDRGDQPDQPANELSEQHTRWMVLRELAAVLGLRSETNDSKPSDNDSVDAQAIEQAIADRKAAKQAKNYLEADRIRKTLSDQGIELIDKPGGLTDWRML
- the polA gene encoding DNA polymerase I: MSPTSDQPLLLLVDGHSLAFRSFYAFSKGGEGGLATKDGIPTSVTYGFLKALLDNCKGLKPNSVTIAFDTAEPTFRHKADPNYKAHRDVAPAHFFQDLEQLQEILKTQLQLPLCLAPGFEADDVLGTLANRAAADGWSVRILSGDRDLFQLVDDSRNIAVLYMGGGPYAKSSGPTLIDEAGVQAKLGVAPTKVVELKALTGDSSDNIPGVKGVGPKTAISLLKDNDDLDGVYRALAEVEEEGPNASRGAIKGALKAKLANDKDNAYLSRHLAEILVDIPLPEEPKLDLGSVDGEGLSQRLQELELNSLIRQVPNFVATFSSGGLAANAHLLATAEEPRTIKAEATKSAEPSGLDAPAEATSAAASSQTQPLLQPGLVQNLDQLKTLLKQLMSCRDPLAPVALDTETTDLNPFRAQLVGIGVCWGAAASDLAYIPVSHRGDPDPEQLPLETVLQAFAPWLASNEHPKALQNAKYDRLILLRHGLPLAGVVMDTLLADYLRDAAAKHGLDVMAERDYGIRPTLFSDLVGKAKDGKASNFSEVPLEQAAQYCGMDVYLTRKLAIDLNKQLEELGPQLPDLLSKVELPLEPVLAVMEATGIRIDVPYLAGLSSEIGATLEQLESKAKQVAEVDFNLASPKQLGELLFNTLGLDRKKSRRTKTGYSTDATVLEKLEHDHPVVPLVLEHRVLSKLKSTYVDALPQLVEAETGRVHTDFNQAVTATGRLSSSNPNLQNIPIRTQFSRRIRKAFLPQQGWQLLSADYSQIELRILTHLSGEEVLQQAYRDGDDVHALTARLLLDKDEVSADERRLGKTINFGVIYGMGAQRFARETGVSQSEAKDFLSKYKQRYPKVFAFLELQERLALSQGYVETILGRRRPFHFDRNGLGRLSGMDPLEINLDVARRGGMEAQQLRAAANAPIQGSSADIIKLAMVQLQAELESKNLPARLLLQVHDELVLETEPEALDVIQELVVQTMKNAIHLSVPLEVETGRGANWMECK
- a CDS encoding efflux RND transporter periplasmic adaptor subunit; this encodes MVSQQRQTPLLAKDHDLTSLTRLSGNRRRRKRLVMAGVAAAVVGGGSLVWMLTSNRSGSRDLSDYTVEATRGSLPGVVTASGELEAIRRVNVSPKRQGLLDALLVDEGVRVEKGQVLARMDRGDFQDRMDEFLALARQAKADYEAKASDYKRRQTLFASGAISAADRDDYRARYLSSKANFEATQERIQQRDVEGGELLIRAPFSGVITERYAEPGSFVTPTTAASSSAGATSSSIVELSQGLEVTAKVPESDIGRIKIGQVANVRVDAFPDQSFAAEVRDIAPRAEKTNNVISFEVELTLLNPPPILRIGMTADVNFQTGRTAASTLVPTVAIVTEDGKPGVLLVGKNDQPTFQAIELGSSGGSQSAILSGVKPGTLVFIDLPPWAKQRD
- the ychF gene encoding redox-regulated ATPase YchF — its product is MLKAGIVGLPNVGKSTLFNALVANAQAQAANFPFCTIEPNVGTVAVPDDRLQKLSDLSKSKELIPTRMEFVDIAGLVKGASQGEGLGNKFLSNIREVDAIVHVVRCFEDDDVIHVSGSVGPARDAEVINLELGLADLSQIEKRRERLKKQMRTSKEAQVEDEALARIQEVLEAGGAARSIELSDEEALMIKPLGLLTAKPIIYATNVSEDDLAAGNSYCEEVAALAEKEGAESVRISAQVEAELVELGAEECADYLQGLGVSEGGLRSLIRATYRLLGLRTYFTTGEKETRAWTFRAGMTAPQTAGVIHTDFERGFIRAQTIGWEKLLEAGSLSEARNKGWLRSEGKDYLVAEGDVMEFLFNV